The genomic segment CGGCGAGATCGGGCACATCACGCTCGACGAGTCGGGGCCGGTGTGCCGCTGCGGGAACCGCGGCTGCCTGGAGACCTTCACCGCAGCCCGGTACGTCCTGCCACTCCTCCGGCCCAGCCACGGCCCGGACCTCACCATGGAGCGGGTGGTGCAGCTGGCCAGGGAGGGCGATCCCGGCTGCCGCCGGGTGATCGGGGACGTGGGTCGGCACATCGGCAGCGGGGTCGCCAATCTCTGCAACCTCCTCAACCCCAGCCGGATGGTGCTGGGCGGATCGCTCGCGGAGGCGGGGGACCTGGTGCTCGGGCCGATACGGGACTCGGTCTCCAGGTACGCCATCCCCAGCGCCGCCAGGCAGCTCTCCATGCTGCCGGGAGCACTCGGCGCGCGGGCCGAGGTGCTGGGGGCGCTCGCCCTGGTGCTCAGCGAGATGGGGGATTCGAGCCTTTTGGAGAGTGCGCTCGCCACGGAGGCTCCCGCCTTCACTTAGAGAATGAATGGCACCGTTGTCATCTCGTTGTGAATTTACTCCTTGACGTTGGCGGTACAGCCGAGTTGACTTCCTGCCACCTCGGCCGCACCGTCGCGGCCTCGGCAGGGAGGTTCGAAGATGAACATGCGTGTGCGTCGCGCCGCGGTAGTCGTCGCCGCAACCACCATGGCCGTGTCCCTCGCGGCTTGCGGCAGCGCGAAGGAGTCCGGAGACAAGGCCAAGGACGGCTCCTCGGCGAAGAAGGGGGACGATCTGAAGATCGGCCTGCTCCTTCCCGAGAACCAGACGGCCCGGTACGAGAAGTTCGACAAGCCGCTCATCGAGAAGAAGGTCAGTGAACTGACCGGCGGCAAGGGCAAGGTGATCTACTCCAACGCCAAGCAGGACGCCTCGCTCCAGACGCAGCAGGTCGACACGATGGTCACCAACAAGGTCGACGCGCTGATCGTCGACGCGGTGGACGCCAAGGCCATCGAGGGCGGTGTGAAGAAGGCGAAGGAGGCGGGCATCCCGGTCGTCGCCTTCGACCGTCTCGCCGAGGGCCCGGTCGACGCGTACACCTCCTTCGACAACGAGGAGGTCGGCCATGTCCAGGGCAAGGCCCTGCTGGAGGCCATGGGCCCCAAGGCCAAGGGCGGCACCGTCGTGATGATGAACGGGGCGATCACCGACCCGAACGCCGCCGGCTACAAGAAGGGCGCCAAGGCCGAGCTGGAGGGCAAGGTCACGTTCGGCAAGGAGTACGACACCAAGGAATGGAAGCCGGAGAACGCCAACGCCAACATGGAGGCGGCGATCACGGCCCTCGGCAAGGACAAGATCGACGGCGTGTACTCCGCCAACGACGGCATGGCGGGCGGCATCATCACCGCCCTCAAGGCGGCCGGTCTCACCAAGCTTCCGCCGGTCACCGGGCAGGACGCCGAACTCTCCGCCGTGCAGCGGATCATCGCGGGCGAGCAGTTCATGAGCGTCTACAAGCCGTACGCCCTCGAAGGCGCCGCGGCGGCCGAGATGGCCGTGGCCCTGGCCAAGGGCGAGAAGGTGGACAAGATCGCCAAGACGACGGTGGACAACGCCAGTCAGAAGGGCGTCCCGACGCTGCTGATCCCGGTCGTCTCGCTCACCCGGACGAACATCCAGGACACGATCCTCAAGGACGGCATCTACACCCTCGACGAGATCTGCACGGTCAAGTACAAGGCCGGTTGCGACACGTTGGGTCTGAAGTAGGCCGTCGAGATGCGCGGTACGGCGGGCCGAGGCACGAGGCCCGGCCCCGGCGTCCGGGTCCCGTCGGTCAGGACCCGACGGTCCGGCTCGGCGGCCCGGCGCCGCGAGCCCGCCCGGACTCTCTCCGCGCGCAACGGCCGAAGCCACGCGCGGGCGAACAACACCGCCGAAGCGGTGCGCGGGCGAACAGCACCGCCGAAGCAGTGCGCACGACCAGCACGGCCGAAGCGGTGCGCGGCAAGTGGTGCGCGACCACAACAGCGCACGGCCGAAGAGCGCCCGACCGCAACGGCGCACGGCCGAAGCGGTGTACGACCGCAAAGCGGACGACCGCAAAAAGCACACGTCCGAACGACCGCCGGACCACCCGGCCCCTCGGCCGACCCCCGGCGCCGGGCCCGTCCTCGTACAGACGGCCCGTGCCCTCGAAGCCTGTCCGGTGCCCCGCCCATTCACTGTCCCGCTGCCGGGCGGGGCGCCGGACGGATCACTTCCCCCCTCTTCGTCCCCCTCCCCTCCATCTCTTCCTCTTCCTTTCCCCGTCCCTTCCCCTCAGCGTTTTTCCGCTCACTTCTGCTCGACCACCCGCGCTTCCCCCACCGCGCCTCCCTCCCGACGAGGCGTCCCGCCGGTCAGACGACGAAGGAGATGATTCATGTGTCCGCCACGCCCGTATTGGCGTTGCGCGGGGTCTCCAAGCGATTCGGTGCCGTTCAGGCGCTCACCGATGTAGAGCTTGAGGTCCACGCCGGCGAAGTCCTCGCCCTGGTCGGCGACAACGGCGCCGGAAAATCCACCTTGGTGAAGACCATCGCCGGGGTTCATCCCATCGATGACGGTGTCATCGAGTGGGACGGCAGGCCCGTCCGGATCAACAAGCCGTACGACGCGCAGAACCTCGGTATCGCGACCGTCTACCAGGACCTCTCGCTCTGCGACAACATCGACGTCGTCGGCAACCTCTACCTCGGCCGCGAGCTGCGCAGGTTCGGCATCCTCGACGAGGTCGAGATGGAGCGCCGGTCGCGCGAACTCCTGAGCACGCTCTCGATCCGCATCCCCAGCGTCCGCATCCCCATCGCCTCGCTCTCCGGCGGTCAGCGCCAGACCGTGGCCATCGCCCGGTCCATGCTCGGCGAGCCCAAGCTCGTCATCCTCGACGAGCCGACCGCCGCGCTCGGCGTCGAGCAGACCGCCCAGGTCCTCGACCTGGTCGAGCGGCTGCGCGAGCGCGGCCACGCGGTCATCCTCATCAGCCACAACATGGCGGACGTCAAGGCCGTCGCGAACAAGGTGGCGGTGCTCCGGCTCGGCCGGAACAACGGCGTCTTCGACGTGGCGACCACCTCACAGGAAGCGATCATCTCCGCCATCACGGGCGCCACGGAGAACGCCGTGACCCGCCGTGCGGCACGCAGTGTGGAGGTCCAGAAGTGAGTACCGAGAACACCTCCGGGGCGAAGACGGCGACGAACCTGTCGAAGACGACCCCCCGAGCGGCCGACGCGAACGCGCCCGGCACCGCACGGTCCGACACCGCACCACCCGGCACCGTGCTGCCCGGCGGGTCGGACGCCCCCGCGCCGACCGACACCCCCGCCCCCGCGCCGACCGACGCCCCCGCCCCCGCGGCGGCCGCCGTGACCGCCGTCGACCCCCGGCTGCTCGTACGCGAGCAGGGGTTCGCCGGATACCTGGGTGAGTTCAGGCGCCGGATGCGCGCCGGGGACCTGGGGTCCCTGCCGGTGGTCGTCGGCCTCATCGTCATCTGGGCCATCTTCCAGAGCCTGAACTCGAACTTCCTGTCCGCCGGGAACCTTTCCGATATTTCCGTCGCCATGGTCGGCACCGGTCTGATCGCGGTCGGCATCGTCTTCGTCCTGCTGCTCGGCGAGATCGACCTCTCGGTCGGTTCGGTCAGCGGTGTCGCGGGCGCCACCTTTGCCGTGCTGAGCGTCACGCACGGCATGCCCGAGTGGTGGGCGATGATCCTGGCCGTGCTGACCGGCGCCGCGGCCGGCGCGATCCACGGCTTCTTCTTCGCCCGGATCGGCGTCCCGGCCTTCGCCGTCACCCTGGCGGGCCTGCTGTTCTGGAACGGCTTCATGCTCCAGATCCTCGGCAGCAACGGCACCATCAACCTCGACCCCGAGGGTCTTGTCGCCAAGCTGACCAGCTACTACTTCAGCGATGTCGCGGTCGCGTACGGCGCCGCGCTGCTCGCCGTCGTCGTCCACTTCCTCTCCGCCTTCTTCGACAACCGCCGCCGTGAGGCAGCGGGTGTGCCGTCCCGTCCGCTCAGCGAGATCGTCGTCCGCACCGCCCTGCTCGCCGTCGTGGCCTTCGCCGTCGCGATCATGTTCAACCAGTACAAGGGCCTGCCGCTGGCCGTCCTGATCTTCCTGGTGATCCTGGTGCTCACCGACTTCACGCTCCGCCGCACCACGTACGGGCGCAAGGTCTTCGCACTCGGCGGCAGCGTCGAGGCGTCCCGCCGCGCGGGTTTCAACGTGGTGCTGGTCCGGGTCTCGGTCTTCGCCATCTCCGGGACCTTCGCCGCGATCGGCGGGCTGTTCATCGCGTCGAAGATCACCTCGGCCAACCAGGGCGCGGGCGGTGGTGAGCTGCTGATGAACGCCATCGCGGCGGCCGTCATCGGCGGCACCAGCCTGTTCGGCGGCCGTGGCCGCACCTGGAACGCGCTGCTCGGCGTGCTGGTCATCATCTCGATCCAGTACGGCCTGGCCCTCCAGGGAATCGCCTCACC from the Streptomyces sp. AM 4-1-1 genome contains:
- a CDS encoding substrate-binding domain-containing protein, producing MNMRVRRAAVVVAATTMAVSLAACGSAKESGDKAKDGSSAKKGDDLKIGLLLPENQTARYEKFDKPLIEKKVSELTGGKGKVIYSNAKQDASLQTQQVDTMVTNKVDALIVDAVDAKAIEGGVKKAKEAGIPVVAFDRLAEGPVDAYTSFDNEEVGHVQGKALLEAMGPKAKGGTVVMMNGAITDPNAAGYKKGAKAELEGKVTFGKEYDTKEWKPENANANMEAAITALGKDKIDGVYSANDGMAGGIITALKAAGLTKLPPVTGQDAELSAVQRIIAGEQFMSVYKPYALEGAAAAEMAVALAKGEKVDKIAKTTVDNASQKGVPTLLIPVVSLTRTNIQDTILKDGIYTLDEICTVKYKAGCDTLGLK
- a CDS encoding sugar ABC transporter permease, translating into MTAVDPRLLVREQGFAGYLGEFRRRMRAGDLGSLPVVVGLIVIWAIFQSLNSNFLSAGNLSDISVAMVGTGLIAVGIVFVLLLGEIDLSVGSVSGVAGATFAVLSVTHGMPEWWAMILAVLTGAAAGAIHGFFFARIGVPAFAVTLAGLLFWNGFMLQILGSNGTINLDPEGLVAKLTSYYFSDVAVAYGAALLAVVVHFLSAFFDNRRREAAGVPSRPLSEIVVRTALLAVVAFAVAIMFNQYKGLPLAVLIFLVILVLTDFTLRRTTYGRKVFALGGSVEASRRAGFNVVLVRVSVFAISGTFAAIGGLFIASKITSANQGAGGGELLMNAIAAAVIGGTSLFGGRGRTWNALLGVLVIISIQYGLALQGIASPIQYMITGGVLLATVVIDAITRKTQKTAGRA
- a CDS encoding ATP-binding cassette domain-containing protein, encoding MIHVSATPVLALRGVSKRFGAVQALTDVELEVHAGEVLALVGDNGAGKSTLVKTIAGVHPIDDGVIEWDGRPVRINKPYDAQNLGIATVYQDLSLCDNIDVVGNLYLGRELRRFGILDEVEMERRSRELLSTLSIRIPSVRIPIASLSGGQRQTVAIARSMLGEPKLVILDEPTAALGVEQTAQVLDLVERLRERGHAVILISHNMADVKAVANKVAVLRLGRNNGVFDVATTSQEAIISAITGATENAVTRRAARSVEVQK